A section of the Procambarus clarkii isolate CNS0578487 chromosome 38, FALCON_Pclarkii_2.0, whole genome shotgun sequence genome encodes:
- the LOC123771989 gene encoding platelet binding protein GspB-like: MYVSSLTIADNSRPTIADNSGPTIADNSGPTIADNSGPTIADNSGPTIADNSGPTIADNSGPTIADNSGPTIADNSGPTIADNSGPTIADNSGPTIADNSGPTIADNSGPTIADNSGPTIADNSGPTIADNSRPTIADNSGPTIADNSGPTIADNSGPTIADNSADNSDPTIADNSGPTIADNSGPTIADNSGPTIADNSGPTIADNSGPTIADNSRPTIADNSGPTIADNSGPTIADNSGPTIADNSGPTIADNSGPTIADNSGPTIADNSADNSGPTIADNSGPTIADNSGPTIADNSGPTIADNSGPTIADNSGPTIADNSGPTIADNSGPTIADNSGPTIADNSGPTIADNSGPTIADNSGPTIADNSGPTIADNSGPTIAGNSGPTIADNSGPTIADNSDPTIADNSGPTIADNSGPTIADNSGPTIADNSDPTIADNSRPTIADNSRPTIADNIADNSRPTIADNSRPTIADNSGPTVADNSGPTIVDNSGPTIADNSGPTIADNSGPTIADNSGPTIADNSGPTVADNSRPTIADNSSPTIADNSRPTIADNSRPTIADNSGPTIADNSRPTIADNSGPTIADNSRPTIADNSGPTIADNSGPTIADNSRPTIADNSDPTIADNSRPTIADNSGPTIADNSGPTIADNSRPTIADNSDPTIADNSRPTIADNSRPTVADNSGPTIADNSGPTVADNSGPTIADNSGPTVADNSGPTVADNSGPTIADNSGPTIADNSRPTIAVLTGSHYQEIRIQFPNALKKNF; this comes from the exons ATGTATGTCTCCAGTCTGACTATAGCTGACAATAGTAGACCTACAATAGCTGACAATAGTGGTCCTACAATAGCTGACAATAGTGGTCCTACAATAGCTGACAATAGTGGTCCTACAATAGCAGACAATAGTGGTCCTACAATAGCAGACAATAGTGGTCCTACAATAGCTGACAATAGTGGTCCTACAATAGCAGACAATAGTGGTCCTACAATAGCAGACAATAGTGGTCCTACAATAGCAGACAATAGTGGTCCTACAATAGCAGACAATAGTGGTCCTACAATAGCTGACAATAGTGGTCCTACAATAGCTGACAATAGTGGTCCTACAATAGCTGACAATAGTGGTCCTACAATAGCAGACAATAGTGGTCCTACAATAGCTGACAATAGTCGTCCTACAATAGCTGACAATAGTGGTCCTACAATAGCTGACAATAGTGGTCCTACAATAGCTGACAATAGTGGTCCTACAATAGCTGACAATAGTG CAGACAATAGTGATCCTACAATAGCTGACAATAGTGGTCCTACAATAGCAGACAATAGTGGTCCTACAATAGCAGACAATAGTGGTCCTACAATAGCTGACAATAGTGGTCCTACAATAGCTGACAATAGTGGTCCTACAATAGCTGACAATAGTCGTCCTACAATAGCAGACAATAGTGGTCCTACAATAGCAGACAATAGTGGTCCTACAATAGCTGACAATAGTGGTCCTACAATAGCTGACAATAGTGGTCCTACAATAGCAGACAATAGTGGTCCTACAATAGCAGACAATAGTGGTCCTACAATAGCAGACAATAGTG CAGACAATAGTGGTCCTACAATAGCTGACAATAGTGGTCCTACAATAGCTGACAATAGTGGTCCTACAATAGCAGACAATAGTGGTCCTACAATAGCAGACAATAGTGGTCCTACAATAGCTGACAATAGTGGTCCTACAATAGCTGACAATAGTGGTCCTACAATAGCAGACAATAGTGGTCCTACAATAGCAGACAATAGTGGTCCTACAATAGCAGACAATAGTGGTCCTACAATAGCTGACAATAGTGGTCCTACAATAGCTGACAATAGTGGTCCTACAATAGCTGACAATAGTGGTCCTACAATAGCTGACAATAGTGGTCCTACAATAGCTGGCAATAGTGGTCCTACAATAGCTGACAATAGTGGTCCTACAATAGCTGACAATAGTGATCCTACAATAGCAGACAATAGTGGTCCTACAATAGCTGACAATAGTGGTCCTACAATAGCAGACAATAGTGGTCCTACAATAGCTGACAATAGTGATCCTACAATAGCTGACAATAGTCGTCCTACAATAGCTGACAATAGTCGTCCTACAATAGCTGACAATATTG CTGACAATAGTCGTCCTACAATAGCAGACAATAGTCGTCCAACAATAGCTGACAATAGTGGTCCCACAGTAGCTGACAATAGTGGTCCTACAATAGTTGACAATAGTGGTCCTACAATAGCTGACAATAGTGGTCCCACAATAGCTGACAATAGTGGTCCTACAATAGCTGACAATAGTGGTCCTACAATAGCTGACAATAGTGGTCCCACAGTAGCTGACAATAGCCGTCCTACAATAGCTGACAATAGTAGTCCTACAATAGCAGACAATAGTCGTCCTACAATAGCTGACAATAGTCGTCCTACAATAGCTGACAATAGTGGTCCTACAATAGCAGACAATAGTCGTCCTACAATAGCTGACAATAGTGGTCCTACAATAGCAGACAATAGTCGTCCTACAATAGCTGACAATAGTGGTCCTACAATAGCTGACAATAGTGGTCCTACAATAGCAGACAATAGTCGTCCTACAATAGCTGACAATAGTGATCCTACAATAGCAGACAATAGTCGTCCTACAATAGCTGACAATAGTGGTCCTACAATAGCTGACAATAGTGGTCCTACAATAGCAGACAATAGTCGTCCTACAATAGCTGACAATAGTGATCCTACAATAGCAGACAATAGTCGTCCTACAATAGCTGACAATAGTCGTCCTACAGTAGCTGACAATAGTGGTCCTACAATAGCAGACAATAGTGGTCCTACAGTAGCTGACAATAGTGGTCCTACAATAGCAGACAATAGTGGTCCTACAGTAGCTGACAATAGTGGTCCCACAGTAGCTGACAATAGTGGTCCTACAATAGCAGACAATAGTGGTCCTACAATAGCTGACAATAGCCGTCCTACAATAGCCGTCCTGACTGGCTCTCACTATCAAGAAATTCGGATTCAGTTTCCTAATGCTCTGAAGAAGAATTTTTAA